A DNA window from Vicinamibacterales bacterium contains the following coding sequences:
- a CDS encoding peptidyl-prolyl cis-trans isomerase — MKQLLSLALVLGFAAGSSTTLGAADIIEQILVKVNGEIITKSDLEQRQIAAIRQRPEVQSLRGDDEALAKLLSDVTPQVIVDAVDEMLLTQRGKELGYTMGDDQFRNIIENIRKENKIETDEQFNQALQQEGMTMLDLRHQLEKQMLVSRVQQAEVLGKVSVTDDEVKAYYDSHLAEFATTPQVTLREILIAVPTTDGAVNVAVDEEKRAQAQDVHRRLTAGEPFPRLAADVSDAPSKANGGLLGEIQWADISPELQKELEPLKPGQITRVLRTTRGYQILKVDARTDGTTKTLDEARDAVSEKVFESKRRGEFQKYVARLRDQAIIEWKNDEVKKAYEAGLKAQGDTPAAESKPGF; from the coding sequence ATGAAGCAGTTGCTCAGTCTTGCACTCGTCCTCGGTTTCGCAGCCGGGTCCAGTACGACCCTTGGGGCAGCCGACATCATCGAGCAGATTCTCGTCAAGGTGAACGGCGAGATCATCACGAAGAGCGACCTCGAGCAGCGGCAGATCGCGGCCATCCGCCAGCGGCCCGAGGTGCAGTCGCTTCGCGGCGACGACGAGGCCCTGGCGAAGCTCCTCTCCGATGTGACGCCACAGGTGATCGTGGACGCCGTGGACGAGATGCTCCTGACGCAGCGGGGCAAGGAACTGGGCTACACGATGGGTGACGACCAGTTCCGGAACATCATCGAGAACATCCGCAAGGAGAACAAGATCGAGACCGACGAGCAGTTCAACCAGGCGCTGCAGCAGGAAGGCATGACGATGCTCGACCTGCGCCACCAGCTCGAGAAGCAGATGCTCGTCTCGCGCGTGCAGCAAGCCGAAGTGCTCGGAAAGGTCAGCGTCACCGACGACGAGGTCAAGGCGTACTACGATTCCCACCTCGCCGAATTCGCAACGACGCCGCAGGTCACGCTTCGCGAGATCCTCATTGCCGTCCCTACGACCGATGGCGCCGTAAACGTCGCCGTGGACGAGGAGAAGCGGGCCCAGGCCCAGGACGTCCACAGGCGGCTGACCGCCGGCGAGCCGTTCCCGCGCCTGGCCGCCGACGTCTCTGACGCGCCGTCCAAGGCCAACGGGGGTCTGCTTGGCGAGATCCAGTGGGCCGACATCTCACCGGAACTGCAGAAGGAGCTCGAGCCCCTCAAGCCGGGCCAGATCACGCGGGTGCTACGCACGACGCGCGGCTATCAGATCCTCAAGGTCGACGCCCGCACCGACGGCACGACCAAGACGCTCGACGAAGCCAGGGACGCCGTGTCGGAGAAGGTGTTCGAGAGCAAGCGGCGTGGCGAGTTCCAGAAGTACGTGGCGCGACTCCGCGACCAGGCGATTATCGAGTGGAAGAACGACGAGGTGAAGAAGGCCTACGAGGCCGGCCTCAAGGCGCAGGGCGACACGCCGGCTGCCGAGTCGAAGCCGGGGTTCTAG
- a CDS encoding excisionase family DNA-binding protein, producing the protein MERQTISIMKACELVGVSRRTIYNWIAAGKVEYVRTAGGSIRIFVDTLWRQPDGSARAGSSPAA; encoded by the coding sequence GTGGAACGTCAGACCATCAGCATCATGAAGGCGTGCGAGCTCGTGGGAGTCAGCCGGCGGACGATCTACAACTGGATCGCTGCAGGCAAAGTCGAATACGTCCGGACGGCCGGCGGCAGCATCCGGATCTTCGTGGATACGCTGTGGCGTCAGCCCGATGGCAGCGCCCGCGCCGGTTCCAGCCCCGCGGCGTAG
- a CDS encoding PCYCGC motif-containing (lipo)protein has translation MRTSVRVGALGVGLALIAGTGLVARQTPAARPQAAAAQRQQVPKVTTPPLITTGYAAARPLGLTRAVYDFAAQHPEVLRYVPCYCGCEAEGHSDNESCFVRSRDARGNVTQWDMHGFG, from the coding sequence ATGCGAACCTCCGTACGGGTGGGGGCGCTCGGCGTGGGGCTGGCGCTGATCGCGGGCACCGGACTGGTCGCCCGCCAGACCCCGGCCGCCCGGCCGCAGGCGGCGGCGGCGCAGCGCCAGCAGGTCCCCAAGGTCACGACGCCTCCGCTCATCACCACGGGGTATGCCGCGGCGAGACCGCTCGGGCTCACGCGGGCCGTGTACGACTTCGCGGCCCAGCATCCCGAGGTGCTGCGGTACGTCCCCTGCTACTGCGGCTGTGAGGCCGAGGGCCATTCTGACAACGAGTCCTGCTTCGTCCGCTCCCGTGACGCGAGGGGCAACGTGACGCAGTGGGACATGCACGGATTCGGTTGA
- the dusB gene encoding tRNA dihydrouridine synthase DusB, translating into MKIGSIELSSPLVVSPMAGMTDTAFRRLVKRHGGCGLVVSEMVSSEGLVRGMDRTLEYAEYTEEERPVSIQIFGGDPDRMAEAARVVEAMGADVVDVNMGCPVPKVARHQAGCSLMKDPGQAAAIVAAMTRAVRIPVTVKMRKGWDEGQLNAGDVAERVEQAGAAAITVHGRTARQSYSGQADWDFVADVARRVSVPVFGSGDCVEPGQIVDRLRQGVSGVFVGRGVLRNPWILAQAADMLAGRPPRTVAAEDRARFLLEYIDLLLADRSAEATGFRHVAPGETDAAPDSRAGGRGRWVVNKVRALCTWYTKGLEGGSHLRIAVNAAPTVDAVRELVSRFFSAPETFGSREAEVDEPAGAAAGR; encoded by the coding sequence ATGAAGATCGGCTCCATCGAGCTCAGCTCGCCGCTCGTCGTCTCGCCCATGGCCGGCATGACGGACACGGCGTTTCGACGCCTCGTCAAGCGCCACGGCGGATGTGGCCTCGTCGTCAGCGAGATGGTCAGCAGCGAAGGCCTGGTCCGGGGGATGGACCGCACCCTCGAGTATGCGGAGTACACGGAGGAGGAGCGTCCGGTCTCGATCCAGATCTTCGGCGGCGATCCGGATCGAATGGCCGAGGCCGCCAGAGTCGTGGAGGCCATGGGCGCGGACGTCGTGGACGTCAACATGGGGTGCCCGGTGCCGAAAGTCGCGCGGCACCAGGCGGGGTGCAGCCTGATGAAGGATCCCGGTCAGGCCGCGGCCATCGTGGCCGCGATGACCAGGGCGGTGCGTATTCCGGTCACCGTCAAGATGCGCAAGGGCTGGGACGAAGGCCAGCTCAACGCCGGCGACGTGGCCGAACGCGTCGAGCAGGCCGGCGCCGCCGCCATCACCGTGCACGGACGCACCGCCCGCCAGAGCTACTCGGGTCAGGCCGACTGGGATTTCGTGGCAGATGTCGCCCGCCGCGTCTCGGTCCCCGTCTTCGGATCGGGCGACTGCGTCGAGCCCGGTCAGATCGTCGATCGCCTTCGACAGGGAGTGAGCGGGGTGTTCGTGGGTCGTGGCGTCCTTCGCAATCCGTGGATCCTCGCCCAGGCGGCGGACATGCTCGCTGGCCGGCCGCCGCGGACCGTGGCCGCCGAGGATCGCGCGCGCTTCCTGCTGGAGTACATCGATCTCCTCCTGGCCGACCGTTCAGCGGAGGCCACGGGATTCCGTCACGTGGCCCCCGGCGAGACCGACGCCGCGCCCGACTCGCGAGCCGGCGGACGCGGCCGATGGGTGGTCAACAAGGTTCGGGCTTTGTGCACGTGGTACACGAAAGGACTCGAGGGCGGATCGCACCTCCGGATCGCCGTGAACGCGGCCCCGACGGTGGACGCCGTGCGCGAGCTCGTGTCGCGCTTCTTCAGCGCCCCCGAGACCTTCGGCTCCCGTGAGGCCGAGGTCGACGAGCCCGCGGGCGCCGCGGCGGGCCGCTAG
- a CDS encoding ATP-binding protein, with amino-acid sequence MDSVIDDRAAAFARLFEAVHEGVYIGRLGSSSSSTLAANPHLKLVLGFPPEAIEREVRPFDPARFVDPQARTAFLERLAAAGSVADYLLRLRRADGTPVWIEVTATADPPGPSGEMRVEALVRDVSERKQLENQSRDLYYQLLQTEKMAALGQTISGVAHELNNPLATILSWAERLAQQVSGDDPMRRGLDVILGESERAARIVRNLLTFARKRQSTRAMVDMNEVIRETLSLRAYEQRITNISVIPALAAGLPPVFADGHQVKQVLLNLLMNAEQAMLGANGRGTIVIRTWHDSAKQVVVLEVNDDGPGVPEDVQGKIFDPFFTTKEVGKGTGLGLTVAYAIVQEHGGRITLKSRSGAGASFFVEFPVTPAKAAVARRHAAPPTERDVFRGARVLVVEDEAALASAVNDAFVEAGFVVDRAGDGEEGLACVADRHYDLIVCDLKMPRVDGIRFYRAMTAATPALARRVIFVTGDVAGTEAERFLEESGCRWLSKPFRLADLLRAAREALA; translated from the coding sequence GTGGACTCCGTGATCGACGACCGCGCGGCAGCCTTCGCACGCCTGTTCGAGGCCGTGCACGAAGGGGTGTATATCGGCCGTCTCGGCTCGTCGTCGTCGTCCACGCTCGCCGCCAATCCTCATTTGAAGCTGGTGCTCGGCTTCCCGCCGGAGGCGATCGAGCGGGAGGTCCGGCCCTTCGACCCCGCCCGGTTCGTCGATCCGCAGGCACGCACCGCCTTTCTCGAGCGGCTCGCGGCCGCGGGCTCCGTCGCCGACTACCTCCTGCGCCTGCGTCGCGCCGATGGCACGCCCGTCTGGATCGAGGTGACGGCCACCGCCGATCCGCCCGGACCGTCCGGGGAGATGCGCGTGGAGGCGCTCGTCCGCGACGTCAGCGAGCGCAAGCAGCTCGAGAACCAGTCACGCGACCTCTACTACCAGCTGCTGCAGACCGAGAAGATGGCCGCGCTGGGCCAGACGATCTCCGGCGTGGCGCACGAGCTGAACAACCCGCTCGCGACCATCCTGTCGTGGGCCGAGCGCCTCGCGCAGCAGGTATCGGGCGACGATCCCATGCGGCGGGGGCTCGACGTCATCCTCGGTGAATCGGAGCGGGCGGCCCGCATCGTGCGCAACCTGCTGACCTTCGCTCGGAAGCGTCAGAGCACACGCGCCATGGTGGACATGAACGAGGTGATCCGCGAGACGCTGAGCCTGCGCGCGTACGAGCAGCGGATCACGAACATCTCGGTCATTCCGGCGCTGGCGGCCGGCCTGCCCCCCGTCTTCGCCGACGGCCACCAGGTGAAGCAGGTGCTGCTGAATCTGCTGATGAACGCCGAGCAGGCGATGCTCGGCGCAAACGGCCGCGGCACGATCGTGATCCGGACGTGGCATGACAGCGCGAAGCAGGTCGTCGTACTCGAGGTGAACGACGACGGACCCGGAGTGCCGGAGGACGTCCAGGGCAAGATCTTCGACCCCTTCTTCACCACCAAGGAGGTCGGGAAGGGGACGGGCCTCGGGCTGACCGTGGCCTACGCCATCGTGCAGGAACACGGCGGCCGCATCACGCTCAAGTCACGGAGCGGGGCTGGCGCCTCGTTTTTCGTCGAGTTCCCCGTGACGCCGGCGAAAGCGGCCGTTGCCAGGCGCCATGCCGCGCCGCCGACCGAACGGGACGTCTTCCGGGGCGCCCGAGTACTGGTGGTGGAGGACGAGGCGGCGCTGGCCAGCGCCGTCAATGACGCGTTCGTGGAGGCCGGCTTCGTCGTGGATCGCGCCGGCGACGGCGAGGAAGGCCTCGCGTGCGTCGCCGACCGCCACTACGACTTGATCGTGTGCGACCTGAAGATGCCGCGCGTGGACGGCATCCGGTTCTACCGGGCCATGACGGCGGCGACGCCGGCACTCGCGCGGCGCGTGATCTTCGTGACCGGCGACGTGGCCGGTACCGAGGCCGAGCGCTTCCTGGAAGAGAGCGGATGCCGGTGGCTCTCGAAGCCGTTCAGGCTCGCGGACTTGCTTCGCGCGGCGCGCGAGGCGCTCGCGTAG
- a CDS encoding sigma-54 dependent transcriptional regulator encodes MAESTHLLLVDDEDGLRTVTAERLADAGYTVTEASSGEQALEKLERFAFDVVISDLRLPGIDGREVLAEALQRYPGIVAIVVTGYGTVKDAVDAIKRGAADFISKPFLFEELLHVLDSALEQRRLRSENAYLRKQLEQRDGLPGVIGQSRVMRSLCEMIEAVAPSGSTVLISGETGTGKEVVARAIHQTSPRRHHRFVALNCSAIPESLLEAELFGHARGAFTGAVATRQGRLEQADHGTLFLDEVGTMSIGLQQKLLRVLQEREFERVGESRTIRVDVRVLAATNSDLAKMVADGTFREDLFYRLNVIPLQLPPLRDRADDVPLLVQHFVRKVLARDTEGEVPDVLVSQDAMRRLMAYSWPGNVRQLENAVERALILRGSRPNLDVPDLPPEIQAVPVETAPVVELPDAGIDLPTVLARIERDLISRALTRTRGNRADAARILGLKRTTLVEKLKRLPDPVAP; translated from the coding sequence GTGGCCGAATCTACCCATCTTCTCCTCGTCGACGACGAAGACGGTCTGCGCACCGTCACGGCCGAACGGCTGGCCGACGCTGGCTACACCGTAACGGAGGCGTCGTCGGGAGAGCAAGCCCTCGAGAAGCTCGAGCGTTTCGCCTTCGACGTCGTCATTTCCGACCTGCGGCTGCCTGGCATCGACGGCCGGGAGGTGCTCGCCGAGGCCCTCCAGCGGTATCCCGGGATCGTGGCCATCGTCGTGACGGGCTACGGGACGGTGAAGGACGCCGTGGACGCCATCAAGCGTGGGGCGGCCGACTTCATCAGCAAGCCGTTCCTCTTCGAAGAGCTGCTGCACGTGTTGGATTCTGCGCTCGAACAGCGCCGGCTGCGCTCCGAAAACGCGTACCTCCGCAAGCAGCTCGAGCAACGCGACGGACTGCCGGGGGTCATCGGGCAGAGCCGCGTCATGCGGTCGCTCTGCGAGATGATCGAGGCGGTCGCGCCCAGCGGGTCCACGGTTCTCATCTCCGGCGAAACCGGCACCGGCAAGGAAGTGGTGGCCAGGGCGATTCACCAGACGAGCCCCAGGCGGCATCACCGGTTCGTCGCCCTGAACTGCAGCGCCATTCCCGAGAGCCTCCTCGAAGCGGAGCTCTTCGGCCACGCCCGTGGGGCCTTCACGGGCGCGGTGGCGACCCGTCAGGGAAGGCTCGAACAGGCCGATCACGGCACGCTCTTCCTCGACGAGGTAGGGACGATGTCCATCGGCCTGCAGCAGAAGCTGCTGCGGGTATTGCAGGAACGTGAATTCGAGCGGGTCGGCGAGAGCCGGACGATCCGGGTGGACGTGCGCGTCCTGGCGGCGACCAATTCCGACCTGGCCAAGATGGTGGCTGACGGGACGTTCCGGGAAGATCTGTTCTACCGGCTGAACGTCATTCCTCTGCAACTGCCTCCCCTTCGCGACCGCGCCGACGACGTGCCGCTGCTCGTGCAGCACTTCGTCCGCAAGGTCCTGGCGCGTGACACGGAGGGCGAGGTTCCGGACGTGCTGGTCTCGCAGGACGCGATGCGACGCCTGATGGCCTACTCGTGGCCCGGCAACGTCCGTCAGCTCGAGAATGCCGTCGAGCGCGCGCTCATCCTGCGCGGCTCGCGCCCGAATCTCGACGTCCCAGATCTCCCCCCGGAAATTCAGGCCGTCCCCGTCGAAACGGCGCCCGTCGTGGAACTGCCCGACGCTGGCATCGACCTACCCACGGTCCTCGCACGGATCGAGCGCGACCTCATTTCCCGTGCGCTGACGCGCACCCGCGGGAACCGGGCGGACGCGGCGCGCATCCTCGGCCTGAAGCGGACGACGCTCGTCGAGAAGCTGAAGCGCCTCCCGGATCCGGTTGCGCCGTGA